The Cytobacillus firmus genome segment ATTCCTTACCCTGACTGGGATCCCGCACTCTCAATTATATTAGATAATATCCTGCACGCATGCCGCAAACATCATAAGCCTTTTATTTATGCTGATAATATATATTCCTATGGCCTTCAATCCAGCCCTGCTGCCGAAGTTTCTCCCAAGAATCCGCACACAAAAAAAGGCAAGCTGCGCCAATCCTTAATTGAGATGATAAAGAACTCAGGCGTGCCATACATCATTGCCCACTTTCCTGACTTTTACGGCCCACATACTGAAAACACACTTTTACACTATACACTCAGCCAGATTATTGAAAAAAATAAAGGCATGTTTGTCGGCAAAACCGATATTCCAAGAGAATTCATCTATATTAAGGATGGAGCAGAAGCTTTAGCCGAACTTTCATTAAATGAAAACTCATACGGCGAAGTCTGGAATATCCCTGGTGCTGGGACCATAACCGGGGACGAAATAGCCAGTATTGTTTCTAACCATCTTAAGAGAGGCGTTACCTTCACACCTGTCCATAAATGGATGATCCGCGGCATCGGTATTTTCGATCCCATGATGAGGGAATATACTGAATTGATGTATTTGAACCAGACACCTGTTATTTTGGACGGCAGTAAATATGAAGCGAGAATCGGCACTCTCCCTCAAACACCGTACGAGACA includes the following:
- a CDS encoding SDR family NAD(P)-dependent oxidoreductase, with product MMKTAAVFGATGGMGYALTEALCRRNIKTIAFARSEENLLTFKKDWGPNAVIHSGDALNPEDIEKAVTEADAVFHAINIPYPDWDPALSIILDNILHACRKHHKPFIYADNIYSYGLQSSPAAEVSPKNPHTKKGKLRQSLIEMIKNSGVPYIIAHFPDFYGPHTENTLLHYTLSQIIEKNKGMFVGKTDIPREFIYIKDGAEALAELSLNENSYGEVWNIPGAGTITGDEIASIVSNHLKRGVTFTPVHKWMIRGIGIFDPMMREYTELMYLNQTPVILDGSKYEARIGTLPQTPYETGIKMTLDHLLNERNAAV